A DNA window from Pongo abelii isolate AG06213 chromosome 2, NHGRI_mPonAbe1-v2.0_pri, whole genome shotgun sequence contains the following coding sequences:
- the USF3 gene encoding basic helix-loop-helix domain-containing protein USF3, translated as MPEMTENETPTKKQHRKKNRETHNAVERHRKKKINAGINRIGELIPCSPALKQSKNMILDQAFKYITELKRQNDELLLNGGNNEQAEEIKKLRKQLEEIQKENGRYIELLKANDICLYDDPTIHWKGNLKNSKVSVVIPSDQVQKNIIVYSNGNQPGGNSQGTAVQGITFNVSHNLQKQTANVVPVQRTCNLVTPVSISGVYPSENKPWHQTTVPALATNQPVPLCLPAAISAQSILELPTSESESNVLGATSGSLIAVSVGSEPHQHHSLHTCLNDQNSFENKNGQENPKLLKKMTPCVTNIPHSSSATATKVHHGNKSCLSIQDFRGDFQNTFVVSVNTTVCSQPPRTADDSSPMIISKSADLTSTATVVASSAPGVGKATIPVSTLSGNPLDNGWTLSCSLPSSSVSTSDLKNINSLTRISSAGNTQTTWTTLQLAGNTIQPLSQTPSSAVTPVLNESGTSPTTSNHSRHVATGINLNNSFPADGQPVEQVVVTLPSCPSLPMQPLIAQPQVKSQPPKNILPLNSAMQVIQMAQPVGSAVNAAPANQNVIILQPPSTTPCPTVMRAEVPNQTVGQQIVIIQAANQNPLPLLPAPPPGSVRLPINGANTVIGSNNSVQNVPTPQTFGGKHLVHILPRPSSLSASNSTQTFSVTMSNQQPQTISLNGQLFALQPVMSSSGTTNQTPMQIIQPTTSEDPNTNVALNTFGALASLNQSISQMAGQSCVQLSISQPANAQTAANSQTTTANCVSLTTTAAPPVTTDSSATLASTYNLVSTSSMNTVACLPNMKSKRLNKKPGARKHLAANKSACPLNSVRDVSKLDCPNTEGSAEPSCNDGLLESFPAVLPSVSMSQANSVSVSASHSLGVLSSESLIPESVSKSKSAEKSSPPSQESVMSEHFAMATAKSKDSTPNLQQETSQDKPPSSLALSDAAKPCTSANVLIPSPSDPHILVSQVSGLSSTTSTTSTDCVSEVEIIAEPCRVEQDSSDTMQTTGLLKGQGLTTLLSDLAKKKNPQKSSLSDQMDHPDFSSENPKIVDSSVNLHPKQELLLMNNDDRDPPQHHSCLPDQEVINGSLITGRQADSPMSTSSGSSRSFSVASMLPETTREDVTSNATTNTCDSCTFVEQTDIVALAARAIFDQENLEKGRVGLQADIREVASKPSEASLLEGHPPFKSQIPKENGTGQAEATSNEFNSQGSIEATVERTLEKPSCSLGIKTSNASLQDSTSQPPSITSLSVNNLIHQSSISHPLASCAGLSPTSEQTTVPATVNLTISSSSYGSQPPGPSLMTEYSQEQLNTMTSTIPNSQIQEPLLKPSHESRKDSAKRAVQDDLLLSSAKRQKHCQPAPLRLESMSLMSRTPDTISDQTQIMVSQIPPNSSNSVVPVSNPAHGDGLTRLFPPSNNFVAPALRQTEVQCGSQPSVAEQQQTQASQHLQALQQHVPAQGVSHLHSNHLYIKQQQQQQQQQQQAGQLRERHHLYQMQHHVPHAESSVHSQPHNVHQQRTLQQEVQMQKKRNLVQGTQTSQLSLQPKHHGTDQSRSKSGQPHPHHQQMQQQMQQHFGSSQTEKSCENPSTSRNHHNHPQNHLNQDIMHQQQEVGSRQQGSGVSSEHVSGHNPMQRLLTSRGLEQQIVSQPSIVTRSSDMTCTPHRPERNRVSSYSAEALIGKTSSNSEQRMGISIQGSRVSDQLEMRSYLDVPRNKSLAIHNMQGRVDHTVASDIRLSDCQTFKPSGASQQPQSNFEVQSSRNNEIGNPVSSLRSMQSQAFRISQNTGPPPIDRQKRLPYPPVQSIPTGNGIPSRDSENTCHQSFMQSLLAPHLSDQVIGSQRSLSEHQRNTQCGTSSAIEYNCPPTHENVHIRRESESQNRESCDMSLGAINARNSTLNIPFSSSSSSGDIQGRNTSPNVSVQKSNPMRITDSHATKGHMNPPVTTNMHGVARPALPHPSVSHGNGDQGPAVRQANSSVPQRSRHPLQDSSGSKIRQPERNRSGNQRQSTVFDPSLPHLPLSTGGSMILGRQQPATEKRGSIVRFMPDSPQVPNDNSGPDQHTLSQNFGFSFIPEGGMNPPINANASFIPQVTQPSATRTPALIPVDPQNTLPSFYPPYSPAHPTLSNDISIPYFPNQMFSNPSTEKVNSGSLNNRFGSILSPPRPVGFAQPSFPLLPDMPPMHMTNSHLSNFNMTSLFPEIATALPDGSAMSPLLTIANSSASDSSKQSSNRPAHNISHILGHDCSSAV; from the coding sequence ctgaagaaataaaaaagctacGGAAACAACTGGAAGaaatccaaaaagaaaatggCCGATATATTGAATTACTGAAAGCTAATGACATATGCTTATATGATGACCCCACAATTCACTGGAAAGGAAATCTTAAAAACTCAAAGGTCTCTGTTGTTATTCCTAGTGACCAAGTTCAAAAAAATATCATTGTTTATTCCAACGGGAATCAGCCTGGTGGAAACAGCCAGGGAACAGCTGTTCAGGGGATAACTTTTAATGTTAGTCATAATTTACAAAAGCAGACTGCCAATGTGGTGCCAGTGCAGAGGACTTGCAATCTTGTGACTCCTGTATCTATTTCTGGAGTTTACCCTTCTGAAAACAAGCCATGGCATCAGACCACAGTTCCTGCATTGGCTACCAACCAGCCTGTTCCTCTTTGTCTTCCTGCTGCCATTTCTGCTCAGAGTATTCTCGAGCTTCCCACCTCTGAAAGCGAATCAAATGTGCTGGGTGCCACTAGTGGCTCACTGATTGCTGTTTCAGTTGGATCCGAGCCTCACCAACATCATTCTTTGCACACATGTCTAAATGAtcaaaattcttttgaaaataagaatGGACAAGAGAACCCCAAATTATTGAAGAAAATGACCCCTTGTGTTACAAACATCCCCCACAGCTCCTCAGCAACTGCCACTAAAGTGCACCATGGAAACAAGTCCTGCCTGAGCATACAGGACTTCAGAGGTGATTTTCAGAACACTTTTGTTGTTTCAGTTAACACCACAGTCTGCTCGCAGCCTCCCAGAACTGCAGATGATTCTTCTCCAATGATCATTAGTAAGAGTGCAGACTTGACAAGTACAGCTACAGTGGTGGCATCATCTGCCCCTGGAGTAGGGAAGGCCACCATTCCTGTAAGCACTCTTTCGGGAAACCCTTTGGACAATGGTTGGACTCTTTCTTGTTCTTTGCCTTCTTCAAGTGTTAGTACTTCAGATTTGAAAAACATTAATAGCCTTACACGAATTTCTTCAGCTGGAAACACGCAGACAACGTGGACTACTTTGCAACTGGCGGGAAACACTATTCAGCCCTTAAGCCAGACACCATCTTCTGCTGTGACTCCAGTATTAAATGAGTCTGGTACTAGCCCCACCACAAGCAACCACAGTAGACATGTGGCTACAGGCATCAACTTGAATAATTCCTTTCCAGCAGATGGGCAGCCAGTTGAGCAAGTAGTTGTAACATTGCCTTCTTGTCCATCTTTACCTATGCAGCCACTAATTGCCCAGCCACAAGTtaaatctcagcctcccaaaaataTCCTTCCACTGAATTCAGCAATGCAAGTGATTCAGATGGCTCAGCCAGTTGGGTCAGCTGTTAATGCAGCTCCAGCTAATCAAAATGTTATAATTCTTCAGCCACCCAGCACCACCCCATGCCCAACAGTGATGAGGGCAGAAGTTCCCAACCAAACAGTAGGTCAACAGATAGTAATCATACAGGCTGCTAATCAGAATCCTTTGCCACTCCTCCCTGCCCCACCTCCTGGTTCTGTTCGACTCCCTATCAATGGAGCCAATACTGTAATAGGGTCTAATAATTCAGTGCAAAATGTTCCAACACCACAGACTTTTGGAGGAAAGCATCTTGTCCACATATTACCAAGACCTTCATCTTTATCAGCGTCTAACTCAACACAAACTTTTTCTGTTACCATGTCAAACCAACAGCCTCAAACCATTTCTTTAAATGGACAGCTCTTTGCTTTGCAGCCTGTGATGTCTTCATCAGGAACTACAAATCAAACCCCTATGCAAATTATTCAACCCACCACCAGCGAAGATCCAAATACCAATGTTGCCCTGAATACATTTGGTGCTTTGGCCAGCCTCAATCAAAGCATATCACAGATGGCTGGGCAAAGCTGTGTACAGTTGTCTATTAGCCAGCCTGCCAATGCTCAAACTGCTGCAAATAGTCAAACCACTACAGCTAACTGTGTTTCATTAACAACAACTGCAGCACCTCCTGTGACAACAGATAGTTCAGCCACACTAGCTAGTACTTATAATCTAGTGAGTACTTCCTCAATGAACACTGTTGCTTGTTTGCCTAACATGAAATCTAAAAGGTTGAATAAGAAGCCAGGTGCCAGGAAACACTTAGCAGCAAACAAGTCAGCGTGTCCCCTGAATTCAGTCAGAGATGTGAGCAAGTTAGACTGCCCCAACACTGAAGGCTCAGCAGAGCCATCCTGTAATGATGGACTGCTAGAAAGCTTCCCTGCTGTGTTACCATCTGTCTCTATGTCCCAGGCAAATAGTGTGAGTGTTTCTGCTTCACATTCTTTGGGTGTTCTAAGCTCTGAATCATTAATACCTGAGTCTGTATCGAAATCTAAGTCAGCAGAAAAGTCCAGCCCACCCTCCCAAGAATCTGTAATGAGTGAACATTTTGCAATGGCCACAGCAAAATCCAAAGATTCTACCCCTAATCTACAACAAGAGACATCTCAGGATAAACCACCAAGTAGTTTAGCATTATCAGATGCTGCCAAACCCTGCACTTCAGCCAATGTATTGATTCCATCTCCAAGTGATCCTCACATTTTGGTTTCTCAGGTTTCTGGTTTGTCATCTACAACAAGCACTACAAGTACTGACTGTGTTTCTGAGGTAGAAATCATTGCTGAACCTTGCAGAGTTGAGCAAGATTCATCAGATACAATGCAAACCACAGGTCTCTTAAAGGGGCAAGGTTTAACTACATTGCTATCTGatcttgctaaaaaaaaaaaccctcagaaatCATCTCTTTCTGATCAGATGGATCATCCTGACTTTTCTTCAGAAAATCCTAAAATAGTTGATTCAAGTGTGAATTTACATCCCAAACAGGAACTATTACTGATGAACAATGATGATAGAGATCCTCCACAGCATCATTCCTGCCTCCCTGATCAAGAGGTTATTAATGGTTCTTTGATCACCGGTAGACAGGCCGACTCTCCCATGTCAACCAGCTCTGGCAGTAGTCGTAGTTTCTCAGTTGCATCCATGCTTCCTGAAACAACAAGAGAAGATGTGACCAGCAATGCAACAACTAATACATGTGACAGCTGTACCTTTGTAGAGCAAACTGATATAGTAGCTCTTGCAGCAAGAGCTATTTTTGACCAGGAGAACCTTGAGAAGGGAAGAGTTGGCCTCCAGGCTGATATAAGAGAAGTTGCTTCAAAGCCTTCTGAAGCATCATTGTTAGAGGGACACCCACCTTTCAAATCACAGATACCTAAAGAGAATGGCACAGGACAGGCAGAAGCAACATCAAATGAATTTAATTCTCAGGGTTCAATTGAAGCAACTGTGGAGAGGACCCTTGAAAAACCAAGTTGTTCTCTAGGAATTAAAACATCAAATGCATCTTTACAGGATTCAACTTCTCAGCCACCAAGCATCACCAGTTTAAGCGTGAATAATCTTATCCATCAGAGCAGCATCAGCCATCCTCTGGCCAGCTGTGCGGGTTTATCCCCAACCTCAGAGCAAACAACTGTGCCTGCAACGGTTAATCTGACCATTTCATCTAGCTCCTATGGCAGTCAACCTCCTGGACCATCTCTGATGACCGAATATTCCCAAGAACAGCTAAATACTATGACTAGTACCATACCAAATTCACAGATTCAAGAGCCACTCTTAAAGCCAAGTCATGAAAGCCGTAAGGATTCTGCTAAGCGTGCTGTCCAAGATGACCTTTTACTGTCTTCAGCTAAACGTCAAAAGCACTGTCAGCCAGCCCCCCTTAGGCTTGAAAGTATGTCCCTGATGAGTAGAACTCCAGACACCATTTCTGATCAAACTCAAATAATGGTCAGTCAGATCCCTCCTAATTCTTCAAACTCAGTTGTGCCTGTTAGCAACCCAGCTCATGGAGATGGCCTTACACGATTATTTCCACCTAGCAACAACTTTGTGGCTCCTGCATTGAGGCAAACTGAAGTTCAGTGTGGTTCTCAGCCTTCAGTTGCTGAACAGCAGCAAACCCAGGCAAGTCAGCATCTACAGGCCCTGCAGCAGCATGTTCCAGCTCAAGGTGTATCTCACCTTCATAGTAACCATCTATacataaagcagcagcagcagcagcagcaacaacaacaacaagcagGGCAATTAAGAGAGAGGCATCACTTATATCAAATGCAGCATCATGTACCTCATGCAGAGAGCTCTGTCCACTCTCAGCCCCATAATGTCCACCAACAGAGGACTCTGCAACAGGAAGTTCAGATGCAGAAAAAGAGGAATCTTGTTCAGGGCACCCAGACCTCTCAGCTTTCCTTACAACCGAAGCACCATGGAACTGACCAATCCCGATCCAAGAGTGGCCAGCCACATCCCCACCATCAGCAGATGCAGCAACAAATGCAGCAACACTTTGGAAGCTCCCAGACAGAGAAGAGCTGTGAAAACCCTTCAACTAGTCGGAACCATCATAACCATCCCCAGAACCATCTCAATCAAGATATTATGCACCAACAGCAGGAAGTTGGAAGCAGACAGCAAGGTTCAGGGGTTTCATCTGAACATGTATCTGGGCATAATCCAATGCAGAGGCTTTTGACATCAAGAGGCTTAGAGCAGCAAATAGTGTCCCAACCAAGTATTGTGACTAGATCTTCAGACATGACCTGTACTCCACACAGGCCAGAGAGAAATAGAGTTTCAAGTTATTCTGCTGAGGCACTCATTGGAAAGACATCTTCTAATTCAGAGCAGAGAATGGGGATATCAATTCAGGGTTCCAGAGTTTCAGATCAGCTTGAAATGAGAAGCTATCTTGATGTTCCCAGAAATAAGAGTTTGGCTATTCATAATATGCAGGGTCGTGTGGACCATACTGTAGCCTCAGATATCCGCCTTTCTGATTGTCAGACGTTTAAACCAAGTGGAGCTAGTCAACAGCCCCAGAGTAATTTTGAAGTACAATCTTCAAGAAACAATGAAATAGGTAACCCTGTATCATCATTGCGGAGTATGCAGTCCCAGGCTTTTCGAATTAGTCAAAACACTGGCCCCCCACCAATTGACCGTCAAAAGAGATTACCTTACCCACCAGTTCAGAGCATCCCAACAGGAAATGGTATTCCATCAAGGGACAGTGAAAATACTTGTCACCAAAGTTTCATGCAGAGCTTACTTGCCCCTCACCTCAGTGATCAGGTCATTGGGAGCCAGAGGTCACTCTCAGAACATCAGAGGAATACACAGTGTGGTACATCTTCTGCAATTGAATATAATTGTCCCCCAACTCATGAAAATGTCCATATtagaagagagagtgagagtcAGAATAGGGAAAGTTGTGACATGTCGTTAGGTGCAATTAACGCCAGGAACAGCAccttgaatattcctttttcaAGTTCCTCTTCCTCAGGAGATATTCAAGGTCGAAACACAAGCCCCAATGTTTCTGTACAGAAATCCAATCCCATGAGGATTACTGACAGTCATGCGACCAAGGGCCACATGAACCCTCCAGTCACAACCAACATGCATGGGGTTGCAAGGCCAGCGTTGCCACATCCATCTGTGTCTCATGGAAATGGCGATCAAGGCCCTGCTGTACGTCAAGCTAATTCTTCAGTTCCCCAGAGATCAAGGCATCCCCTGCAAGACAGCAGTGGTTCCAAAATTCGTCAACCTGAAAGGAATCGTTCTGGAAACCAGAGGCAAAGTACTGTCTTTGATCCAAGTCTTCCCCATCTTCCTCTCTCTACTGGTGGCAGTATGATTCTTGGACGTCAACAACCTGCTACAGAGAAGAGAGGAAGTATTGTTCGTTTCATGCCTGATAGCCCACAAGTACCTAATGATAATTCAGGTCCTGACCAGCATACGCTATCACaaaattttggtttttcttttattcctgagGGTGGCATGAATCCACCAATAAATGCTAATGCTTCTTTCATTCCACAGGTTACTCAGCCTAGTGCCACTCGAACTCCAGCCCTCATCCCGGTAGATCCACAAAATACTCTGCCCTCCTTCTATCCTCCATACTCTCCTGCTCATCCTACACTGTCCAATGATATTTCAATCCCCTATTTTCCTAATCAGATGTTCTCAAATCCTAGCACAGAGAAGGTAAACAGTGGAAGTTTAAATAACCGATTTGGATCAATTTTATCTCCTCCCAGACCTGTTGGGTTTGCTCAACCAAGTTTTCCTCTTCTGCCAGATATGCCACCAATGCACATGACCAACTCTCACTTATCCAATTTTAATATGACATCTTTGTTTCCAGAAATAGCTACAGCGCTTCCTGATGGCTCAGCAATGTCACCTTTGCTTACAATAGCAAATTCCTCTGCCTCTGACTCTTCCAAGCAGTCCTCAAACAGACCTGCCCATAACATAAGCCATATTCTAGGTCATGACTGCAGTTCAGCTGTTTAA